A DNA window from Hydractinia symbiolongicarpus strain clone_291-10 chromosome 6, HSymV2.1, whole genome shotgun sequence contains the following coding sequences:
- the LOC130647228 gene encoding uncharacterized protein LOC130647228, translated as MNLQRLPLTTQQQPCHSETGVGVLDFDAVSTAVSENNVKTKRERYYKYTDEERFNIGKHTAEFGAKSALRKFKGRFPNLNESITRSMREKYEKEKRLANLQGRDPEMKLKSEQRGRPLLLGPIDMLVQNYLRAVRARRGVVSFTIAESVAIALIRKHPEYNLDHIKVTGSSFAQSILRRMKFVRRFGTTGKVQISEDLRQELSKSFLYGIVSKIEKHKIPHSMVLNLDQTPSKYVPTSNKTMAKQGSKTVPIKGSTDKRSITATFTITLEGHFLPIQLIYAGKTKKSLPRVDFPKSFSLSANPKHYSNETESIKILEDIIIPYVKKERKKLGLKEDHFALLIMDVFKGQMTPKVLNVLKNNHILLQSVPANFTYLFQPLDVQGGPNRYVKRMMKQKFSEWYTAKIMQALDAGKPLAEIEVDLKLSIVKPLHAKWIIEVYNQMTSEEGKKVCLKGWQVSGIKDAVDQGLSELPYLDPFADIDPMLETGIDESEAQIQSNSLLEGSKYISESGRDEEEESDCEYVDGDEVDDDEGDDPFDDESESDDDDENEE; from the exons ATGAATCTTCAGAGGTTGCCATTAACAACCCAACAACAGCCATGTCACTCAGAGACAGGTGTTGGTGTTTTGGATTTTGATGCAGTTTCAACGGCAGTAAGTGAAAACAACGTAAAGACTAAAAGAGAACGATATTACAAGTACACAGACGAAGAGAGATTCAATATAGGAAAACATACAGCAGAATTCGGTGCAAAGAGCGCATTAAGAAAGTTCAAGGGACGATTCCCAAATTTAAACGAGAGTATTACACGTTCAATGAGGGAGAAGTATGAGAAAGAGAAAAGATTGGCAAATCTTCAAGGACGTGATCCAGAGATGAAGTTAAAATCCGAGCAGCGTGGACGACCTCTTCTACTTGGACCAATCGATATGTTGGTGCAGAATTATTTACGA GCTGTTCGAGCACGTCGTGGTGTGGTTTCGTTTACCATTGCAGAATCAGTTGCGATCGCTTTGATCAGAAAGCACCCGGAATATAACTTGGATCACATCAAAGTAACTGGCTCATCTTTTGCACAAAGCATCCTACGTAGAATGAAGTTCGTGAGGCGGTTTGGAACCACTGGGAAAGTACAAATCTCAGAAGATCTTCGTCAGGAGCTCTCAAAGAGTTTTTTGTATGGTATCGTAAGCAAAATCGAAAAGCATAAAATACCACACTCAATGGTGCTGAACCTAGATCAAACTCCTTCAAAGTATGTTCCAACCTCGAATAAGACCATGGCTAAACAGGGATCGAAAACCGTACCAATTAAAGGGTCAACAGATAAACGATCTATAACGGCAACATTTACAATCACACTGGAAGGACATTTCCTTCCTATTCAGCTGATTTACGCTGGCAAAACAAAGAAAAGCCTGCCTAGAGTTGATTTCCCAAAAAGCTTTAGTTTGAGTGCGAACCCCAAGCATTACAGCAATGAAACAGAATCAATTAAGATCTTGGAGGATATCATAATACCTTACgtcaaaaaagaaaggaagaaatTAGGTTTAAAGGAAGATCATTTCGCCCTTCTTATCATGGATGTATTCAAAGGCCAAATGACACCCAAAGTgttgaatgttttaaaaaacaatcacaTCTTACTTCAAAGTGTGCCTGCGAATTTCACTTACCTCTTTCAACCCCTTGACGTCCAAGGTGGTCCTAACAGGTACGTCAAAAGAAtgatgaaacaaaaattttcagaaTGGTACACTGCCAAGATAATGCAAGCTTTAGATGCGGGTAAGCCTCTTGCCGAAATAGAGGTGGATTTGAAGTTGTCGATCGTAAAGCCCCTACATGCTAAATGGATTATAGAGGTCTACAATCAAATGACCTCGGAAGAAGGAAAAAAGGTCTGTTTGAAAGGGTGGCAGGTGTCAGGTATTAAAGATGCAGTCGACCAAGGGTTATCTGAATTACCATACCTAGATCCATTCGCAGATATAGATCCCATGCTCGAGACTGGAATTGACGAAAGTGAAGCTCAAATCCAGTCAAATTCTCTCTTGGAAGGCTCAAAGTACATAAGTGAATCAGGAAGAGATGAAGAGGAGGAAAGCGATTGTGAGTATGTTGATGGAGATGAAGTTGATGATGACGAAGGAGACGATCCTTTCGATGACGAGTCGGAGtcggatgatgatgatgaaaatgaGGAATGA
- the LOC130647224 gene encoding 52 kDa repressor of the inhibitor of the protein kinase-like: protein MMVLSNVKSYLASGNLNYFQKVSSSLRTTLDNKLRDPDFSVLLDEGAVKRNEEAESFIPKDHLKDNSIRALRSVTDGDCLYSSASLAVSGTNDLIDELRALTCIELFENSLFYSNHPIFVSLCQSSDLFSCVESTLKFSVSHSSVDTGLSAADLVQKEAILMCSKNIWSSFICILALTSVLKRNIPTLYPDCGQLRFKTLFNQNIFPRLPSNKNLQPVSILFCNNGKHSGQFKPNHFVPLVSIKLSKATLKRPAQYFQARLPYFMKTESKIKRTENVCVSSPNFSSSLGQTTLVNQCGTSGTNEETSSISKKPTFNFKNFFVKGNAKLKPITPEKVFSAKPLLNSFDPGYIDGIGKYDVGTYYKQAPHLSDHDIVTYVDNVTKPDQGFTFPRDKLNRRFRYVWFAQFPWLAYSNHMDAAFCLPCTLLHQKINLKSALATNLISKGQNYWNDSVSVYKKHEKSALHKDTSSILTSLRTNQSGTTKKINELVSTMYSKKVEANRIFLAAIIDTVILCGRLCISLRGHRDNLKDFPEVGGYAPYSVGNFLDLLNYRVRGGDIALGNHLKACSKNATYLSPQTQNEIISCCGDYITDKIISAVKQAKFFSIICDEACDTSTKEQMSVVLRFVDQHCNLREEFIRFVHCSEGLSGLSLSKVILKTLNELSLDIQNCRGQCYDGAGNVAGKINGCQAHILKQNRLALYTHCSSHRLNLVVCNSCSVHYVRNMMDQIKQITYFFKFSESRLKLLRKNVADSTNNPNYAHIIDVCNTRWVERIIGMSVFNDLFEGILATFDEMALNPNGVINADTVSKAVSHRNALEKFDFVIAMVITRQVFDMTMEVTKLLQSKTNDMFKTVMLINSLIDRFSCIRDNIDTYHEKWFLLAEELAQKVNITVSVPRTAKRQVHRPNYTYSDVSDYFKKAITIPLIDHVISELNDRFNHSVTACHGLVIIPSKLLHLLAYEKEHSSKLPWKNQFDTFVNFYFNDFPNPLTISNELEVWVTFWQNMEKENPESIPNSIEATLKAFPRADGVFSNIEVALRILATIPMTSCECERSFSAMRRLKNYCRSTMTEERFNGLALLHVHLGVQINKEDIINRFSAKGPRRLDFV from the exons ATGATGGTGTTATCAAACGTGAAGTCGTATTTAGCTTCAGGAAATTTGAATTACTTTCAAAAAGTTTCAAGTTCTTTGAGAACTACGCTGGATAATAAACTGAGAGATCCCGATTTCTCAGTTTTATTAGATGAAGGCGCTGTGAAACGAAACGAAGAAGCTGAAAGTTTCATCCCAAAGGATCATCTGAAGGATAATTCTATTCGGGCTCTCAG GTCAGTGACAGACGGTGATTGTTTATACAGCAGTGCTTCTCTGGCTGTTTCAGGTACGAATGATTTAATAGATGAGCTTAGAGCTTTAACTTGCATAGAGCTTTTCGAAAATTCTCTATTCTACTCAAACCATCCAATTTTTGTATCTTTATGTCAatcttcagatttgttttcctgTGTAGAAAGTACATTAAAGTTTTCAGTTAGCCATTCCTCTGTAGACACAGGTCTTTCGGCAGCAGATCTTGTACAGAAGGAAGCTATTCTTATGTGCAGTAAAAACATATGGTCATCTTTTATCTGTATACTTGCCCTTACCAGtgtattaaaaagaaatattccaaCTTTATATCCTGATTGTGGTCAGCTACGATTCAAGACGCTTTTCAATCAGAATATTTTTCCTCGTctgccttcaaataaaaatttacagcctgtttcaattttattttgcaataaTGGCAAACATTCTGGGCAATTTAAACCCAATCATTTTGTCCCTTTAGTTTCCATTAAATTGAGTAAAGCTACGTTAAAGCGTCCTGCTCAATATTTTCAAGCTAGGTTGCCATACTTTATGAAGACAGagagcaaaataaaaagaactgaAAACGTATGTGTCTCATCACCAAATTTTTCCTCTTCATTAGGCCAAACAACATTAGTTAATCAATGTGGTACTTCTGGCACTAATGAGGAGACTTCTTCCATTTCAAAAAAGCCAACctttaactttaaaaacttttttgtcaaaGGAAATGCTAAGTTAAAACCTATTACAcctgaaaaagttttttctgcaAAACCTTTATTAAATTCTTTCGACCCAGGTTATATTGATGGTATTGGAAAATATGATGTAGGCACTTATTACAAGCAAGCTCCACACCTTAGTGATCATGATATAGTCACATATGTTGATAACGTAACAAAACCTGATCAAGGATTCACTTTTCCTAGGGACAAACTTAATAGGCGATTTCGATATGTTTGGTTTGCTCAATTTCCGTGGCTAGCATATTCTAATCACATGGATGCTGCGTTTTGTCTGCCTTGCACATTATtgcatcaaaaaataaatttaaaatctgcATTAGCTACTAATCTTATTTCAAAGGGGCAGAACTACTGGAATGACAGTGTTTCGGtctataaaaaacatgaaaaaagtgCTCTTCATAAGGACACCTCTTCTATTTTGACTTCTTTAAGGACTAACCAGTCAGGtacaaccaaaaaaattaatgaactgGTATCTACTATGTATTCCAAAAAGGTAGAAgccaacagaatttttttagcaGCTATTATTGATACAGTTATTCTTTGTGGCCGCCTATGCATTTCCCTGAGAGGACACAGAGACAACTTAAAAGATTTTCCTGAAGTTGGTGGCTATGCTCCTTATTCTGTAGGTAATTTTCTTGACCTTTTAAATTATAGAGTAAGAGGGGGTGATATAGCTTTAGGTAATCATTTAAAAGCCTGTTCAAAAAATGCAACTTACTTATCACCACAAACacagaatgaaattatttcatgTTGTGGTGATTATATAACAGACAAAATAATATCTGCAGTTAAACaagctaaatttttttcaataatttgtgaCGAAGCTTGCGACACATCTACCAAGGAACAAATGTCAGTAGTACTTCGTTTTGTAGACCAACATTGTAACTTGCGAGAGGAATTCATAAGGTTTGTTCATTGTAGTGAAGGGCTCTCAGGTTTGTCTCTTTCAaaggtcattttaaaaaccttgaATGAACTTTCTCTTGACATACAGAATTGTCGAGGTCAGTGTTATGATGGTGCTGGGAATGTAGCTGGTAAAATTAATGGTTGTCAGGCTCatattttaaagcaaaacagattAGCTTTATACACACACTGTTCTTCTCATCGCCTAAATTTAGTTGTCTGTAATTCGTGCTCTGTACATTATGTCCGCAACATGATGGATCAAATCAAACAgataacatattttttcaaattttctgaaaGTAGATTGAAACTTTTACGAAAGAATGTTGCTGACTCTACTAACAATCCTAATTATGCCCATATTATTGATGTTTGTAACACTAGGTGGGTGGAACGTATTATTGGCATGAGTGTTTTTAATGATTTATTTGAAGGCATTTTAGCTACTTTTGATGAGATGGCCCTTAACCCTAATGGGGTAATTAATGCTGATACTGTATCCAAAGCAGTCAGTCATAGAAATGCATTGGAAAAATTTGACTTTGTTATTGCCATGGTCATTACTAGACAGGTATTTGACATGACAATGGAAGTAACAAAACTATTACAGAGTAAGACTAATGACATGTTTAAAACTGTAATGTTAATTAATTCTTTAATAGATAGGTTTTCTTGCATTAGAGACAATATTGACACCTATCATGAAAAGTGGTTTTTACTTGCAGAGGAATTAGCTCAAAAAGTAAACATAACAGTTAGTGTTCCTCGAACTGCTAAAAGACAAGTACACAGGCCAAATTATACTTATTCTGATGTTTCAGATTACTTTAAAAAGGCCATAACTATCCCTCTTATTGACCATGTGATTTCTGAGCTAAACGATCGATTTAATCATTCTGTGACTGCATGTCATGGTCTAGTGATCATACCATCCAAACTTTTACATCTCCTTGCATATGAAAAAGAACACTCTTCTAAATTGCCATGGAAAAATCAATTTGACACATTtgtaaatttctattttaacGACTTTCCCAACCCTTTAACTATTTCAAATGAGCTAGAGGTGTGGGTAACCTTTTGGCAAAATATGGAAAAAGAAAATCCTGAATCCATTCCAAACTCCATTGAAGCTACTCTTAAAGCTTTCCCTCGTGCAGATGGAGTCTTTAGCAACATAGAGGTGGCCCTTAGAATTTTAGCCACTATTCCCATGACTTCATGCGAGTGTGAAAGATCCTTTTCTGCAATGAGGAGACTAAAAAACTATTGCAGATCAACAATGACAGAAGAAAGGTTTAATGGTCTTGCTCTACTCCATGTTCATTTGGGTgttcaaataaataaagaagATATAATTAATAGGTTTTCCGCCAAGGGACCACGCAGGTTAGATTTTGTctaa